The Nitrospirota bacterium nucleotide sequence TTCATAGACAGGGTCAACAGGACAAACCCAACCCCGCATATCGGACAGATAGAAAGCACAAACCCCTGCGGAGAACAGCCACTTCTTCCATATGAGGCATGTATCTTGGGCTCCCTGAATGTCTCAAGATATGTAACTACCGATAAAAAGATTAATTATGATTCCCTTAGATATGACATTGTGACCTCGGTAAGGTTCCTCGATGACTCCATAGATGTCAATAAATATCCAATTGCCTCTATAGAGGCAATGCACAAAGGCAATAGAAAAATAGGGCTTGGCCTTATGGGCTGGGCTGATATGCTCATACTCATGGGCATCCAGTATAACGGCAAAAAGGCATTCCGTATTGCAGGGGAGCTTATGAGATTCATCAGGGATGCTGCATGGACATCATCGTCCCAACTTGCTCAGAAAAGAGGTGTATTTCCTAACTTTAAAGGCTCTATTTATGATAAGGAGGGAATGCCAAGACTAAGAAATGCCACACTTACGACCATTGCACCAACAGGCACGCTGTCTTTAATAGCAGATTGCTCATCAGGCATAGAGCCCCTGTTTGCACTGTCCTTCAAAAGACTGATATTAGACACAGAGCTTTACGAGGTTAATAAATATTTCTTTGAAATGGCAAAAGAAAAGGGGTTTTATTCGGATGACCTAAGGCAGAAGGTCATAAAAAGCGGACACCTAAGGGGTATAAAGGATGTTCCTTTGGATGTAAAAAGGCTTTTTAAGACAGCCCATGAGATTCCTCCTGAAGACCATATAGAGATGCAGGCAGTCTTTCAGCAATACACTGACAATGCAGTTTCAAAAACCATCAATATGCCTCACAAGGCAAAAAAAGAGGATGTGGCAAAGGCATATCTCTTAGCATATGACAAGGGCTGTAAAGGCATCACTATATTCAGATATGGCACTGAAAAAAAAGGCACACTCATTAAATACTCGGAAGTGGATTAAATATAACGGAGGGAATAATGATTCTTGGAGTCAATATCGACCATGTAGCAACATTAAGGCAGGCAAGAGGAGGCATAGAGCCAGAGCCTTTAATGGCAGTAACGCTGGCAATCTTAGGCGGTGCAGACGGAATCACAGTTCATCTAAGAGAAGACAGAAGACATATAAATGACAGGGACCTCAGACTCCTAATGGAGTTTGTGCCAAATGAGCTTAACTTAGAGATGGCAGGCACAAAGGAGATGATTGATATAGCCCTGAAGAGTAAGCCTGATATGGTTACATTAGTCCCAGAGAAAAGACAGGAGCTTACAACAGAGGGCGGGCTTGACCTTAAAAGACAAATCGCTTCAACGACAAGGGCAGTAAAAACCCTTCAGGGTGAAGATATACCTGTAAGCCTTTTCATAAACCCCGATAAAAAGGATGTGGAGCTTGCAAAGGCAACTGGTGCAGAGATGATTGAAATACACACGGGTATGTATGCGAATGCAAAGGGCAGGCAGAAAGAAAAAGAGCTAAAAAGGCTCTATGTAGCAGTGAGCTTTGCAAAGGACATAGGGCTCACTGTAAATGC carries:
- a CDS encoding pyridoxine 5'-phosphate synthase encodes the protein MMILGVNIDHVATLRQARGGIEPEPLMAVTLAILGGADGITVHLREDRRHINDRDLRLLMEFVPNELNLEMAGTKEMIDIALKSKPDMVTLVPEKRQELTTEGGLDLKRQIASTTRAVKTLQGEDIPVSLFINPDKKDVELAKATGAEMIEIHTGMYANAKGRQKEKELKRLYVAVSFAKDIGLTVNAGHGLNYFNVGKVAEIEGLRGLYIGHSIVSRAVLVGIERAVREMKALIESTVR
- a CDS encoding adenosylcobalamin-dependent ribonucleoside-diphosphate reductase, which gives rise to MNLTENALKVLNARYLLKDEKGHVIETPEEMFQRVAGTIASAERLYDGEEPSYWQGRFYEIMSDLRFLPNSPTLMNAGKDIGQLAACFVLPVEDSMQSIFDTLKNAALILQSGGGTGFSFSRLRPRADIVRSTGGIASGPVSFMKIYNTATEVIKQGGARRGANMGILRVDHPDIIDFIKVKRAGAELTNFNISVAVTDAFIEAVKQDKEYEIINPRGKTTIGKLNAKEVFGEIVKSAWETGDPGIVFIDRVNRTNPTPHIGQIESTNPCGEQPLLPYEACILGSLNVSRYVTTDKKINYDSLRYDIVTSVRFLDDSIDVNKYPIASIEAMHKGNRKIGLGLMGWADMLILMGIQYNGKKAFRIAGELMRFIRDAAWTSSSQLAQKRGVFPNFKGSIYDKEGMPRLRNATLTTIAPTGTLSLIADCSSGIEPLFALSFKRLILDTELYEVNKYFFEMAKEKGFYSDDLRQKVIKSGHLRGIKDVPLDVKRLFKTAHEIPPEDHIEMQAVFQQYTDNAVSKTINMPHKAKKEDVAKAYLLAYDKGCKGITIFRYGTEKKGTLIKYSEVD